The Chryseobacterium sp. 52 genome includes a region encoding these proteins:
- a CDS encoding beta-ketoacyl synthase N-terminal-like domain-containing protein, which translates to MEKRIVITGWGAVTPKGLENQDFADSISNKAFSFSGGHSWITYDIGDIYFGQIPAIDISKYLPMKAPFPNQLSSIAMKACLNALHDADLYESDLLDNTGLIITNTLGPSAEIQNFLTTLFTKGPDRLSPFNFSKATSNSVLGDVSRAFKIKGPSSFVYGEESVVYGIDLIRNEHCDIVVCGGVDEIKELTLFNLEKKKKAVEAIGASMQEDIMNADNKNVFSESAGFVVIETLESALKRKAKIYGEILDYHSYMDSTSSYTIFERSAEQLELNIKKILQNNEIKEEDSINILGTSCLPWQIKKYEFMALKPLPYKFNYSNIKLLMGEGLSGFSNLNVIAPFVTEPYKPLEYVSIEDIPHNISLGVSPDHENSFTLVHNYSLGGNNTVLLLKKYQ; encoded by the coding sequence TTGGAAAAGAGAATTGTTATTACAGGTTGGGGAGCCGTTACTCCAAAAGGATTGGAGAACCAGGATTTTGCAGACAGCATATCCAATAAGGCGTTTTCATTTTCAGGTGGACATTCCTGGATCACATATGATATAGGAGATATTTATTTCGGACAGATTCCGGCAATTGATATCAGTAAATATCTGCCCATGAAGGCTCCGTTTCCCAATCAGCTTTCAAGTATTGCCATGAAGGCCTGCCTCAATGCACTGCATGATGCGGATCTGTATGAAAGTGATTTGCTGGACAATACAGGATTGATCATTACCAACACGCTGGGACCCAGTGCCGAGATCCAGAACTTTCTTACCACCCTTTTTACCAAGGGACCGGACAGGCTTAGCCCGTTTAATTTTTCAAAGGCAACATCCAACAGTGTTCTGGGAGATGTTTCAAGAGCATTTAAAATAAAAGGTCCAAGCTCTTTCGTGTACGGAGAAGAAAGTGTGGTCTACGGAATTGACCTCATCAGGAATGAGCATTGTGATATTGTGGTATGCGGAGGAGTAGACGAGATCAAAGAGCTTACCCTTTTTAATCTTGAAAAGAAAAAGAAGGCGGTAGAAGCTATCGGTGCTTCCATGCAGGAAGATATCATGAATGCCGACAATAAAAATGTTTTCAGCGAATCCGCAGGATTTGTTGTAATAGAAACACTGGAGTCCGCTCTGAAGAGAAAGGCAAAAATATATGGGGAAATACTGGATTATCATTCTTATATGGATTCTACATCTTCATATACTATTTTCGAAAGGAGCGCGGAACAGCTTGAGCTTAACATAAAAAAAATACTACAGAATAATGAAATCAAAGAAGAAGACTCCATTAATATACTGGGTACATCATGCCTCCCGTGGCAGATTAAAAAATATGAATTTATGGCATTAAAACCGCTTCCTTACAAATTCAATTACAGCAATATTAAATTGCTCATGGGAGAAGGGTTGTCAGGTTTCAGCAACCTGAATGTTATCGCTCCGTTTGTTACCGAACCTTACAAGCCTTTAGAATATGTAAGTATAGAAGATATTCCTCATAATATTTCACTTGGTGTATCACCGGATCACGAGAATAGCTTTACACTGGTGCATAACTATTCATTAGGTGGAAATAATACAGTTTTACTATTAAAAAAATACCAATGA
- a CDS encoding 3-hydroxyacyl-ACP dehydratase FabZ family protein, whose product MKNFPSPSQLLPHRPPMLLVEKIVEFEPNTHLVSEAFFKEDNYFFKGHFEGNPITPGVILVETMFQTCGLFIRLNLEYSKVPGSILGRAIKIKNTTFNQEVYPEQRLRISSKLKSIIMGFYTFECEVKSEDKVVCLAELVLK is encoded by the coding sequence ATGAAAAACTTTCCTTCACCCTCACAACTATTGCCACACAGACCGCCCATGTTGCTGGTAGAGAAAATAGTTGAATTTGAACCCAATACGCATCTGGTTTCAGAAGCATTTTTTAAAGAAGATAATTATTTTTTTAAGGGGCATTTTGAAGGAAACCCGATAACGCCGGGAGTTATACTGGTAGAAACAATGTTTCAGACATGCGGATTATTTATTCGCCTTAATCTTGAATATTCAAAAGTTCCGGGTTCTATTCTTGGTAGAGCTATAAAAATTAAAAACACAACATTTAATCAGGAAGTATATCCGGAACAAAGATTAAGAATTTCATCAAAGCTAAAGTCCATCATTATGGGTTTTTACACATTTGAATGTGAAGTGAAGTCAGAAGATAAAGTGGTCTGCCTTGCAGAATTAGTTTTAAAATAA
- a CDS encoding 4'-phosphopantetheinyl transferase family protein, producing MKVISLPNDTHLLYAYVDEIKKGVAEDLTDSFFGKKTIIEKGKNGEPIIKDSEYYISISHSRHLVICAVSLNPIGIDIEWKREINEKCYPFINSLYGHIMPVHNVDDWVKLEALVKLLKLKLINAYQSEIDISSVYFEDINIDDEYACVVCNKK from the coding sequence ATGAAAGTCATCAGTTTACCAAATGATACTCATCTCTTATATGCCTATGTTGATGAAATAAAAAAAGGGGTTGCAGAGGATTTAACAGATTCCTTTTTCGGAAAGAAAACCATTATTGAAAAAGGGAAAAACGGAGAACCTATTATTAAAGATTCGGAATATTATATAAGTATTTCCCATTCCCGTCACCTTGTGATCTGTGCTGTTTCTCTGAACCCGATAGGGATAGACATTGAATGGAAAAGAGAAATCAATGAGAAGTGCTATCCGTTCATTAATAGTCTTTACGGGCATATAATGCCGGTGCATAATGTGGATGATTGGGTAAAACTGGAAGCACTGGTAAAATTGTTAAAACTGAAACTTATCAACGCTTACCAAAGTGAAATAGATATCAGCTCGGTGTATTTTGAAGATATTAACATTGATGATGAGTATGCTTGTGTAGTTTGTAATAAAAAATAA
- a CDS encoding AMP-binding protein, giving the protein MRSLWNEIHSSLLTHSGSWILDFNNRKMTYLEILLEVESLEKNFSEIDFDNKLFVIDYQGNTINLIILYLLILKKGGCVLLIECTKENLEGIPFFYSIITQDNSCIPFEFDHEIHKTPYGNILIRNDHQDRPLKNTSVVLSSSGTTKVRKYIMHSSDSIMQNIRSNVNSLGISNSHTSIVCLPLYYSYALVAQFFSHLLSGGNLILSSYKFIALNLVSYIKKYDVTNFFITPTLLRTLLAYNVRLGDAGNTLEFISIGGGYVGKTCFLRFAGHFPVPSYYKTYGTSEAGPRVATYKIGYSEREGFEPNYLGVPLENISLEKDAFFATYHQKDIYSLTINTPSVFNGYLNGNEYTGDLSKVLTSDLVYTENEKFYIIGRNSDYFSPFKIWDFEIQDLFFNNISSLLKVNTAMKNDRLFINLVVNSKKEFSKTDFSSILSARMDSGMLDNIEVMLHNESHQFTK; this is encoded by the coding sequence ATGAGGTCTCTGTGGAATGAAATTCATAGCAGCCTGCTGACCCATTCAGGTTCCTGGATTCTTGATTTTAATAATAGGAAGATGACTTATCTTGAAATATTATTGGAAGTTGAATCTTTGGAAAAGAATTTTTCAGAGATTGATTTTGATAACAAGTTGTTTGTCATAGACTATCAGGGTAATACAATAAATTTGATCATTCTTTATTTATTAATCCTGAAGAAAGGGGGTTGTGTGCTCCTGATTGAATGTACGAAAGAAAACCTGGAGGGAATTCCATTCTTTTATTCAATCATAACACAGGATAATTCTTGTATTCCCTTTGAATTTGATCATGAAATACACAAAACGCCATACGGTAATATACTTATAAGAAATGATCATCAGGACCGGCCGCTTAAAAATACCTCTGTGGTATTGTCCAGTTCGGGAACTACAAAGGTCAGGAAATATATTATGCACTCTTCAGACAGTATAATGCAGAATATCAGGTCTAATGTCAATTCTTTAGGGATCAGTAACAGTCACACCAGTATTGTATGTCTGCCGTTATATTATTCATATGCTTTGGTGGCACAGTTCTTTTCTCATCTGTTGTCAGGTGGAAATTTAATCCTGTCATCTTATAAATTTATTGCCCTGAACCTAGTTTCATATATAAAAAAGTATGATGTAACCAATTTTTTTATCACACCCACACTTCTGAGGACTTTACTGGCTTATAATGTGAGGCTTGGGGATGCGGGCAATACGTTAGAATTTATAAGTATAGGAGGCGGTTATGTAGGGAAAACATGTTTTCTCAGGTTTGCGGGACATTTTCCCGTTCCTTCATACTACAAAACCTATGGTACATCGGAAGCAGGACCCAGAGTGGCTACCTATAAGATCGGATACTCGGAGAGAGAAGGTTTTGAACCGAATTATCTTGGGGTTCCTTTAGAAAATATTTCCCTGGAAAAAGATGCTTTTTTTGCCACGTACCATCAGAAGGATATTTATAGTCTTACGATCAATACGCCTTCGGTTTTTAACGGCTACCTGAATGGTAACGAGTATACTGGAGACCTGAGCAAAGTGCTGACCTCGGACCTGGTGTATACTGAGAATGAAAAGTTTTATATCATCGGAAGGAACTCGGATTACTTTAGTCCATTTAAAATTTGGGATTTTGAAATACAGGACTTGTTTTTTAATAACATTTCCAGTCTTCTTAAGGTGAATACGGCCATGAAAAATGATCGGTTGTTTATCAATTTGGTTGTTAATTCCAAAAAAGAATTTTCCAAAACTGATTTCAGCTCTATTTTATCAGCCCGCATGGACTCAGGAATGCTGGATAATATTGAAGTAATGTTGCATAATGAAAGTCATCAGTTTACCAAATGA
- a CDS encoding helix-turn-helix domain-containing protein, whose protein sequence is MKRIFTFLLLSANFFYAQKQLTDSLQRASYAELKKKFNDYDENDKIQESKTIARYYLQKAKRERNNLQMAEGYILIHFNEDFPQAMKYIDSVFIVTKNAQESTYDAIAYRMKGNLYYKNDNLKGALDNYIISLKYAQKQKDQKLIAYANLNIAYINSHIGRNVEASKMFRHYYDSKELSESEHNQTRVNLINCYIESDQLDSVDVLIKEGLDYSAQNKNKYSVNQYLYLSGFSYLKQKKYEQAIKEFSKAYDYFSDIKDNNANYVLYSLGKSYEGLNDKKKTVECFTKLDVNVEKTNITFPDLRDVYTFLIDYYKDNEDTQKQLYYIDRFLKVDKKLDEQFKYLSTELPKKYDTPNLLREKENIIKDLNNNKIGLYASISVLILILILFIYLYYKSKKTEKEYRKIAQDLIHSIEKKHMESVEIQRDEVRHEETQPQVIEEVQAEIKDKIGNTLSEDVTQSILKDLNTFESKGLFLKKGITLVSLAKTFKTNTAYLSEVINTRQEKNFTTYLNDLRIDYVSERLLEDKKLRSYKLPAIADELGYNNVQAFSAAFKKKTGTTPSIYIKEIENSIAS, encoded by the coding sequence ATGAAACGAATATTTACTTTTTTGTTACTTTCAGCAAATTTTTTTTATGCTCAGAAACAATTAACCGACTCTTTGCAAAGAGCCAGTTATGCTGAGCTTAAAAAAAAGTTTAATGACTATGATGAAAATGATAAAATTCAGGAATCTAAAACCATTGCAAGATATTATTTGCAGAAAGCAAAGCGTGAACGGAACAATCTTCAAATGGCAGAAGGCTACATTCTGATCCATTTTAATGAAGATTTTCCACAGGCAATGAAGTATATCGACAGTGTTTTTATCGTTACAAAAAATGCACAGGAAAGTACATATGATGCTATTGCCTACCGGATGAAAGGAAATTTGTACTATAAAAATGATAACCTGAAAGGAGCACTGGATAACTATATTATAAGCTTAAAATATGCACAGAAGCAGAAGGATCAGAAGCTTATCGCCTATGCCAACCTTAATATTGCCTATATCAACAGTCATATCGGGCGAAATGTGGAAGCGTCCAAAATGTTCAGACATTATTATGATTCCAAGGAACTTTCTGAAAGTGAGCATAACCAGACCCGCGTCAATCTGATCAACTGTTATATAGAGAGTGATCAGCTGGATTCGGTGGATGTTTTAATTAAAGAAGGGCTGGATTATTCTGCTCAGAATAAAAACAAATACAGTGTTAATCAGTATTTATATCTGTCCGGATTTTCTTATTTGAAACAGAAAAAATACGAACAGGCTATCAAGGAGTTTTCAAAAGCCTATGATTATTTCTCAGATATTAAGGATAATAATGCCAATTATGTCCTTTACAGTCTGGGAAAATCATATGAAGGGCTGAACGATAAAAAGAAAACAGTAGAGTGTTTTACTAAACTGGATGTCAATGTAGAGAAAACGAATATTACTTTCCCGGATTTAAGGGATGTATATACCTTTCTTATAGATTATTATAAGGATAATGAGGATACACAGAAGCAGCTTTATTATATAGACAGGTTCTTAAAGGTGGATAAAAAGCTTGATGAACAGTTTAAATATCTGTCTACTGAGCTTCCTAAAAAATATGATACACCCAATCTTCTGCGGGAAAAAGAGAATATCATTAAGGATCTGAATAATAACAAAATAGGCCTTTACGCTTCTATCAGTGTCCTGATACTGATCCTTATTTTATTTATTTACTTGTACTACAAATCCAAGAAAACGGAGAAGGAGTATAGAAAAATAGCACAGGACCTGATTCATTCTATTGAGAAAAAGCATATGGAATCGGTTGAAATTCAGCGGGATGAAGTTCGTCACGAGGAAACGCAGCCACAGGTAATAGAAGAGGTGCAGGCTGAAATAAAAGATAAAATCGGTAATACTTTATCTGAAGATGTCACACAGTCTATCCTGAAAGACCTGAATACTTTTGAATCCAAGGGACTTTTCCTAAAAAAAGGCATTACGTTAGTCAGCCTGGCAAAGACATTTAAAACCAATACTGCCTATTTATCCGAAGTGATCAATACCCGCCAGGAAAAAAACTTCACCACGTATCTGAATGACCTGCGTATTGACTATGTTTCAGAGAGGTTATTGGAGGATAAAAAGCTGAGATCCTATAAACTTCCTGCCATTGCAGATGAATTAGGCTATAATAATGTCCAGGCTTTTTCGGCTGCATTCAAGAAAAAGACCGGCACTACCCCCTCAATTTATATTAAAGAGATTGAAAATTCAATCGCATCTTAA